Proteins encoded in a region of the Muntiacus reevesi chromosome 19, mMunRee1.1, whole genome shotgun sequence genome:
- the GPR63 gene encoding probable G-protein coupled receptor 63 yields the protein MVISAVLMASHTGASNTTFVVYENPYVNITVPPPFQHPGDAPLLRFSVETLAPTGMSSLTMNSTAVSPAPAASKSLNLPLQIILSALMIFILCVSFLGNLVVCLMVYQKAAMRSAINILLASLAFADMLLAVLNMPFALVTILTTRWIFGKFFCRVSAMFFWLFVIEGVAILLIISIDRFLIIVQRQDKLNPYRAKVLIAVSWAASFCVAFPLAVGNPDLQIPSRAPQCVFGYTTDPGYQAYVILISLISFFLPFLVILYSFMGILNTLRHNALRIHSYPEGICLSQASKLGLMSLQRPFQMSIDMGFKTRAFTTILILFAVFVVCWAPFTTCSLVATFSKRFYYQHSFLEISTWLLWLCYLKSALNPLIYYWRIKKFHDACLDMMPKSFKVLPRLPGHTRRRIRPSAVYVCGEHRTVV from the coding sequence ATGGTCATCTCTGCGGTGTTGATGGCGTCCCATACTGGGGCATCCAATACAACGTTCGTAGTCTATGAAAACCCCTACGTGAATATCACAGTCCCTCCACCATTCCAGCACCCTGGCGATGCTCCGCTGCTGAGATTCAGTGTTGAAACCCTGGCTCCCACTGGGATGAGTTCTTTAACAATGAATAGTacagctgtgtccccagcaccgGCGGCTTCCAAGAGCCTCAACTTGCCTCTCCAGATCATCCTTTCAGCTCTGATGATATttattctgtgtgtgtcttttcttGGTAACTTGGTTGTTTGCCTCATGGTTTACCAAAAAGCCGCCATGCGCTCTGCCATTAACATCCTCCTGGCCAGCCTGGCCTTTGCAGACATGTTGCTTGCAGTGCTGAACATGCCCTTTGCCTTGGTCACTATTCTTACCACCAGATGGATTTTCGGGAAATTCTTCTGTAGAGTATCTGCTATGTTTTTCTGGTTGTTTGTGATAGAGGGAGTAGCCATCCTGCTCATCATTAGCATTGATAGGTTTCTTATTATAGTCCAGAGGCAGGATAAGCTAAATCCATACAGGGCTAAGGTTCTCATTGCAGTTTCTTGGGCAGCTTCTTTTTGTGTAGCTTTTCCTTTGGCAGTAGGGAACCCTGACCTGCAAATACCTTCCCGAGCCCCCCAGTGCGTGTTCGGGTACACAACGGATCCAGGTTACCAGGCTTATGTGATtttgatttctctcatttctttcttcctgccctTCCTGGTGATCCTGTATTCATTTATGGGCATCCTCAATACTCTTCGGCATAATGCCTTGAGGATCCACAGCTACCCTGAAGGTATATGCCTCAGCCAGGCCAGCAAACTGGGTCTCATGAGTCTGCAGAGACCCTTCCAGATGAGCATTGACATGGGCTTTAAAACGCGTGCCTTCACAACCATCTTGATTCTCTTCGCCGTCTTCGTCGTCTGCTGGGCCCCATTCACCACTTGCAGCCTCGTGGCAACCTTCAGCAAGCGCTTTTACTATCAGCACAGCTTTCTTGAGATCAGCACGTGGCTACTCTGGCTCTGCTACCTCAAGTCTGCGTTGAACCCACTGATCTACTACTGGAGGATTAAGAAATTCCACGATGCCTGCTTGGACATGATGCCTAAGTCCTTCAAGGTTTTGCCGCGGCTCCCTGGTCACACACGGCGACGGATACGCCCCAGTGCCGTCTATGTGTGTGGGGAACATCGGACGGTGGTGTGA